In the genome of Nonomuraea sp. NBC_00507, the window AGCGCGGGAGCGAGCATCACGGCTTCGAGAGTTGCGTTTCCACGTTCCCGATGGCTGGTCATGGCCGCTCCTGTGGGGTGGTGAACTGCTCTCGTGCGCCTCGCGCGGTCTGCGAGATGGACAAGCGCAGCGTCGGTACGAAGGACGGCACGCTGCCCTCCACGCGAACCTCGATGTCGGTGGCTGTGGCGTTGACCGTGGCGGTGGGTTGGTTCAGGAAGCCTTGTCCGGTGGTGCGGGCGAAGGCGAGCGCGGCCTCGCGGGCCGCCGAGGGGCTGGCCTGATGGGTGCGCGCCGCGCGGACTCCCTCCTGGGCTGAGGACAGCGCAGCGTCGCGGGCTAGGAACCACAGGCATGCTTGCGTCACAAGGGCGAGGACCAGCAGCACCGCCGGGAACATGATGACCATTTGGAGGGTGACGCTCCCGCGCTCACGCTCGCACGGGAGCGGTCGTGTGGCGGACATGGCCGTTACTGGATTTGGCTGGAGAATCGCTCGATCGCGGCGATGATGATGGCGATCGCGGCGGTGGCGGCGCCGAAGATCAGCGCGGCCCAGACGATCTGCTCCAGCGTGACGTTGCCCTTGTCGGAATGGCTGCGGGCCTTGGCCAGCCGGTCCTTCAGCAACGCGACCACGGTGGTCCAGTACTGGTGGTTCATCGTTGTTTCCTCTCTTGTCGGGATCTAAGGGGCGATCAGGCGGAACGCGACGGGGAAGGCGAGCAGCAGCAGGAAGGCGCTACCGAGCAGGGCGATGGGGATGACCATGGTGGTGGTGCGGGAGTTGGCGTGGGCACGGGCCTCGCTGAGGGCGGCGGCGCGCATGGATTCGGCCTTGGCGGTGAGAGTGTCGAGGATCCGGGCGCCCTCGTTGCCGGCGAGCTCGGCGATGTCGGCCAGGTCGGCCAGTTCCGGGACGCCGATCTGGTCGGCCAGGCGTGCCAGCCCGTTCCAGGGCGGTGTCTGGGCGCGACGTGCCTGGTCCAGGACACTGGCGATGCGGGTGAATGCCCATCCCTGGGAGAGACGGGCGGCGCTTTCCAGCGCCTGATTAGGCGCGGCGCCGGCAGCGCGTTCGAGGGTGACCAGGTCCAGGTAGGCCGCGATGGCGTGGCGAAACTGCTTGCGCCGCCGTGCAGCCTCGGCACGGACGACGTAATCAGGCGCGAACGACAACGCGAGTCCGAACAGCAGGCTGCCCACTGCAGGGAACGTCCAGGACAGGTCGGGGATCAAGAGGAAGACAATCAAGCCGAGCAGTTGCGGGATGGCCAGCCCTACCAGCAGGCAGAGCAGCTTCTGCGACAGGAAGTAACCGGGGGTGCGCCTCAGCAGGTCCAGGTCTCGGGTGGGCACCGGGATCCGGCCTGCAAGCTGAGTTGTCAGCCAGCGCGCCAGCTTCGTGCGCTCTTCACCGTCGGTTTGCGGGCGGGGAAGTCCGCTGATCCGATCGGTGATGTCGTCCAATTGGGCAAGTGCGGCATCCAGGCGCGGCGGCGCGGGCAACATCTCGCGCGCCAGCAGCGCCACGCCCAGCCCCGCGAGCGCCCCGGCCAAGATGACGGCTGGATTCACCGACCCTCCCTCTTCCCTTCGGGATTCCCGTCGGAGAGGAACCGGCCGGACAAGGTGTTGGTGGCGCCCAGGCGGTGAATCCATCGCAGCCCTGCCGCGTACATAGCGAGCACCGCCGCGAGCACCAGCTGGCCGACCAGCGTGGAGTAGGGGGCGACGTAGTCGCGAGACAGCACGGCAAAGCCGGTGAAGGCGATCAGGAACACGGTGATCCAGCGGACGGTGGTGCGGCACTGAGCGCGTTCGGCTTCGATCTGTCGGCGATTGGCGACCTCGGTGGCGACCATGCCGGCCAGCCCCGTCAGCACCTGGCGAAGGCCCTGGCCACGGCGTTCGGCGGCAAGGATCAACGCTGCGGCGATCCGGTCGCCGATCGGGTCGTTGAGATCGTCGGCGAACAGGCGGAGCGCCTCGCCCAGCTCTACGCGCATTTCCACCCGCCGCCCGAGAGCTCGTACCTCGGCGGCGATGGGATCGGGGGCGTTGCGGGTGCCGCTCATCAGCGCGTGTTCCAGGCCACGCCCCGCGGCCAGGACGTCAGACAACCGGCGGGTCCACCGCTCCAGCGCGTCCATCCGGTCGATCACCGCACGAGAGCTGCGGCCCGACAGCAGCGCAGGCAAGGTCATCGTGCCGATACCCGCGCCGATCCCGGCCACGGGCCAACGGGTCAAGGCAAGCACTATGACTCCCATCCCTGCCGCGATCAACAGGCGTCGCCGCAGGTGCGGGGCAGCCAACCGGCGAAGCCGCTCGGCCAGGGGCGAGGGTGGTAGACCGGGGCGCGGCGTCCGGCCTACCACCCCCACGACCAGCGCGACCAGGCCGCCGATCAAGGCGGCACCGGCGAGTGCGGCCAGCAGCGCGGTCATGACCGACCTGCCGGAAGTTGATAGACGGGCGGCCACATCTCCAGCGCGCTGGCGTCGAACCCGGCCGCGATCAGCTCGCCCAGGCACTGCGGCGTCGTCGCCGGCACGGCGCGCCCGTCAGGTCCGGGACGGTAGATGAGATTGTGAGCAGGCAGGATCGTGTCAGCTGGCTCCATCACCTCCATGACCTCGGAGACATAGCGCTGATTGGTGCGCCGATCACGGCGCATGTGCACGACGAAGTCCAGCGCCATCCCAGTCAGCAGGTGGACGGTCTCCGGCGGCATGGATAGACCACCACGCAGGGCCAGGATGAGGATCCGATTGAAGATCTCCTGAGGACTGTTGGCGTGGATGGTGGTCAGCGAGCCTTCCTGCCCCATGTTCATCGCCTCCAGCATGGGAATGATCTCGGTCGAGCGGACCTCGCCCACAACCACCCGCATGATGTTCATCCGCAGCGACTGGGGGATGAGATCCATCAAGGTGATCGCGCCATGCCCCTCGCTGTTGGCTGCGCGAGACTCCAGCGGCACGACGTCGCGGTGTCGGTCGGGAAGCTGGTGGAAGTACAGCTCGTACTCGCTTTCCAGGGTGGCGATCCGCTCGTCGGGCGGGATCTCGGCGGCCAGCGCACGCAGCATCGTGGTCTTGCCGGCATTCACGCCGCCGGTGACCACGATGTTCTTGCGCGCCCGCACGGCAGCGGCGAGGAACGATTGGAGCCTGTGGTCGATGGAGCCGAGGTGGCGCAGCTGGGTGAGGGTGACGTCTTTTAGGCCGTGCCTGCGCAGCGACAGGTGCGGTCTCGTGCTGACCGACATCACCGCGCTGACGCGGATGTTGTCGCCGAGCGTGCTGTTCAACAAGGGTGAGGAGGCGGAGAACTCGCGGGCGGTCATGCCACCGTGAATTGCCCACAGCCGGATCTTCTCGATGAGCTCTTCGTCGGAGTTCGCGATGGGCGGGCCGGCGACTTTGGAGCCGTCGGCGTAGGTGATCCAAATCTGATCACAGCCGTTGACGTCGATATTCTCCACGTTTTCGTCGGCCAAGTAGTCGGTGAGCACGCCGAGCCCGAACCGTTCGTCCACCACCGCCTTGACCAGCCGCTGTTGCTCGCTCACCGACGGCGCGGCGAGGCCCAGCACGACCTGGTCCTGCGCCCACCGGCTTACCCCGGCCTGGATGAGCCGCATCGCCTCGTCGCGGTCGATGGCCTCGTTCAGCTGCTCCGACAGCTGACCGCTGATCCGGCTGACCGCAGCGCGAAAGGCATCGTCGTCCATCGTGTGGGGCTCGGCTCGGTAGCCCAGTCCGTCCGGGAGCGTGGTGCGGTGCGGCTTCTGGGCCCACACTTGCTCGGCATGATGCTTGCCGCGGCTCGGCCATCCCCCCGTATCGGCCCTCATGCCGGGCTCCCCTCCAAGACGGGTTGCCTCATCTGCTTGACCAGCCGAGCAGCGCCGTACATCAACGGCGAGCGGCCGAAATCACGACGAGCCGGACGTCCATCGGACAGCACGCCAGCGGCTGTGTGATCCTCCCTGATCTCCGCCAGCACCGGCAGCCCCAACACGCTGCTGACCGTGCGCTTGTTGTACGGCCCCTCACCGACCAGGCACAACCCGACCGGCGCTTGAACGTTCGCGCGCAGCAACGCATGCAGCCGAGGGCGCGCGGCGGCGATCGAGCGGAACGTCGGACGCAACACCATGACGACGAACGCGGCCTCGGTGAGCAGTGGATACGGCGTGTCCTTGCCGCCGATCCGCCCGATATCGGCGATCACGTCAAACGGGGCGTGCGTGAACAGATCCCGGATCACGCCCCACGCGCCGTCCAAGTGCACGGCCTGACCAGGATCGGACAAGCCGGGTAGCAAACGCCGTTGACCGCCGGCGTCGAGCGGGATGAGCTGCTCCCACACGATCTCCGTCGCCTGAAGCAGCCCCACCGACCCCACCAGGTCCGGCCTGCCGGCCAGCATCCCCGACAGCACCACGCCGCCCGCCGGGTCACACTCGGCCATGACCACGGGCACCGGCCAGCACAGCGTCGCCGCCAGCGCGGTCGTCGTCACACCCGGCGAGCCGCCAGGAGAGATCAACGTATACAGCGTCATCTGGTCCTCCGTGAGGTCAGCACCAGGGCGATGCGTCCAGCCGCCGCCTGCTTGGCCATCTGCGGGCCGCCACTTTCGGCCATGATCAGATCAACCACCACCAGCCCATCGGTGGCATTGGAGGCGCCGACCCGGTCGACGACCGCGCTCAGGGGAGCGTCAGTGAGGCTGGGGTCTTGGTCGGATACGGCCTGACCGTCGCCGTTCTGGGGAGGGCGGGCCGGGTCCGGAACGACGATCATCTGGACGCGGTCCCCCGTACGCAACCCGCGGGCGGGCAATTGGGAGGGCTTGAACGCCACCGGTACCAGTGCCTCGCCGCGCTTCGGCGACAGCTGAGTGGTCACCGAGGCAGGCCCGAGGAGGCTGCCCTTGGGCAGGTCGACCGCCGCGACGCGGCCCACCAACTGCTGCAGCTGGCGCGAGGGAACCGTGGCTATACCGGGCTCGGCGGAGATCTTGGCCTCGGTCAGGTCGGCCTGGCCAAGTTGCTCGCCAATCGCGATGTTGCGGGCCGCCACCAGCACGGATGCGCGAGTGTCCAGCGAGGTCACCAGGTAAGCGGCTAGCAGGGCACCGAGCGCGATCAGCGCGATGGCGAGGGCGATCATGCCGCGGCGGCGTTGGCGCGGCAGCCGTGGCGGCGCAGGCGTGGCGGATCGTTGACGAGATTGCGTAGCCATCGCTGGCGTCACTTTCCAGGAGTGGGAACGGTGACCAGGGCCTGGCCCTCAGCGACACGCACGCTGACGCTGGTCGTGACGGTGACCGGCGGGAGTTGACCACCAGTGCCGCCGGATCCGGTCCACGAGGCGTACCAGATCACCGAAGCGGTCACCTTGTAGGCTTGATTCGCGAGTCCGGCCGAGGAGCGCGGGTAGGTGACGAAGCAATCGCTGTTCTGGCCGTCGGCCGCAAGAGCAGGGTTGAAAGGGGTCCCGAGGCTCGCGCAGGAGCGCTGCCGATCGCCATTTCCGGGCTCCAACCGGATCTCCCGCGGAGTAGCGACGACCTGCGCGAACACTGGGCCAGCCTGGACACGGCGCGTGATCGGGCGGCGCTGAGAGGGCGCAACCCAAAACCACACCGGACGCCCGACCAGTGCATCGGATCCCTGCGGCGGGGCCGTCTCGATCTGCGGTGTCGGAGGCCGTAGCTCACGCATGGCCCGCTGAGCGAGCTGCTCCGGGGTGACGGCAGGCTGTGCCTGCTGGTCGCCGTCCCCCGCGTCAGGCGTGGGGACGAACTCGACCCGCGGCGCCTGTCCAGGGCATTCCACCCGGAACCAGGAACCGTTTGCCGCTCCTGCCCGCACCGGTTGATTTGCGGTGTTGGTGACCTCAGTACGCGTGCAGGCGGTTCCCGGCCTGGCTGGCTGTGCCGGCCGCTCCTGCCGCCGACCCGGACTGCCGGGTCTCTGGTCACGGAACCCAGCGCGGACGTCCCATCCCCACGGCAGCGCTTTGGCGCCTGTCTCAGCGCGTGGAGATGGCGTAGGACTCGCCGTCGCCGTACCAGCACTACCAAAGGCGACGA includes:
- a CDS encoding TadE/TadG family type IV pilus assembly protein, which produces MSATRPLPCERERGSVTLQMVIMFPAVLLVLALVTQACLWFLARDAALSSAQEGVRAARTHQASPSAAREAALAFARTTGQGFLNQPTATVNATATDIEVRVEGSVPSFVPTLRLSISQTARGAREQFTTPQERP
- a CDS encoding type II secretion system F family protein, yielding MNPAVILAGALAGLGVALLAREMLPAPPRLDAALAQLDDITDRISGLPRPQTDGEERTKLARWLTTQLAGRIPVPTRDLDLLRRTPGYFLSQKLLCLLVGLAIPQLLGLIVFLLIPDLSWTFPAVGSLLFGLALSFAPDYVVRAEAARRRKQFRHAIAAYLDLVTLERAAGAAPNQALESAARLSQGWAFTRIASVLDQARRAQTPPWNGLARLADQIGVPELADLADIAELAGNEGARILDTLTAKAESMRAAALSEARAHANSRTTTMVIPIALLGSAFLLLLAFPVAFRLIAP
- a CDS encoding type II secretion system F family protein produces the protein MTALLAALAGAALIGGLVALVVGVVGRTPRPGLPPSPLAERLRRLAAPHLRRRLLIAAGMGVIVLALTRWPVAGIGAGIGTMTLPALLSGRSSRAVIDRMDALERWTRRLSDVLAAGRGLEHALMSGTRNAPDPIAAEVRALGRRVEMRVELGEALRLFADDLNDPIGDRIAAALILAAERRGQGLRQVLTGLAGMVATEVANRRQIEAERAQCRTTVRWITVFLIAFTGFAVLSRDYVAPYSTLVGQLVLAAVLAMYAAGLRWIHRLGATNTLSGRFLSDGNPEGKREGR
- a CDS encoding CpaF family protein — encoded protein: MLGLAAPSVSEQQRLVKAVVDERFGLGVLTDYLADENVENIDVNGCDQIWITYADGSKVAGPPIANSDEELIEKIRLWAIHGGMTAREFSASSPLLNSTLGDNIRVSAVMSVSTRPHLSLRRHGLKDVTLTQLRHLGSIDHRLQSFLAAAVRARKNIVVTGGVNAGKTTMLRALAAEIPPDERIATLESEYELYFHQLPDRHRDVVPLESRAANSEGHGAITLMDLIPQSLRMNIMRVVVGEVRSTEIIPMLEAMNMGQEGSLTTIHANSPQEIFNRILILALRGGLSMPPETVHLLTGMALDFVVHMRRDRRTNQRYVSEVMEVMEPADTILPAHNLIYRPGPDGRAVPATTPQCLGELIAAGFDASALEMWPPVYQLPAGRS
- a CDS encoding SAF domain-containing protein, giving the protein MIALAIALIALGALLAAYLVTSLDTRASVLVAARNIAIGEQLGQADLTEAKISAEPGIATVPSRQLQQLVGRVAAVDLPKGSLLGPASVTTQLSPKRGEALVPVAFKPSQLPARGLRTGDRVQMIVVPDPARPPQNGDGQAVSDQDPSLTDAPLSAVVDRVGASNATDGLVVVDLIMAESGGPQMAKQAAAGRIALVLTSRRTR